The Labeo rohita strain BAU-BD-2019 unplaced genomic scaffold, IGBB_LRoh.1.0 scaffold_1017, whole genome shotgun sequence genome segment cctgaataagatatttcacataaaagatgttttcatATAGTctataagagaaaataatagttacatttattaaaacaacccaggttcaaaagtgtacatacacttgattcttaatactgtgttaatattggtaaaataattacaattttgcaggtatgtaaacttttgacttcaactttaATAAACGTAATTACAGTAAACGTgtactttattactttattttatattttctgtacttcttagttaatgtaaaaaaaaatatgccatATATTACTATGACAGTTACACCTGTTTACAGAACTCTTATTTGTAGTTAATGTAGAAACATTAAttttctgtgaagctgctttgaaacactgtataataaaaagtgctttacaaataaatgtgaatggaATACAACTTGATGCATCATTTTTTCTCTCCTCTCTGTGTCAGCAGGAAAACAATACATTCATTCTGCTTTCTGTGAGTGACTCTGGAGCATTCCCATGCAGCACAGGAAACTTCAAGGACAACATGCTTTTCCGTTTATTATAAACGAACAAATCAGTTGCTGTAAATAAGTGTATAACAAAAGTCAACATACATAAAATATCTGattaaacatgtaaaaacaattacaagtttcAAGTTGAATGtactatgaaaatatatattataaaatattctaaatatttatataaaaaacattataaatatgtatatattaataattattgcttatatattaataataattaaattatatattaaattaataattatgaacaaaaacattaaacaagatTAATTTCCCTTAATTTAATCTTATAATTCACTTAATTGGTATTAATTTTCTAAAACAACATACCAACAAAACAATACcatttcaaaacaacagcaaacgcAGTCTTTAACCAGTTACTTTAGCCTAAAGTATGTTAACAAGGCAAGCAGGCATAGTTGACcacattaatattcaaatattagtgcattttatcttttaaaaacaacactgcTATAACTACATATACATACTACATATACATGTcgatgtattttataaataatgtaaatacattcTTTTATTGTCTACTAATTACCAAAAATCGCAGTTCTACCTCTCCAACTCTCATGTATTCCAATTGCTGCTGTAGTGTGGACCTAATGTATgtcaaactttaaaatattaatatgaagtttcatttttacttctatttagctttttgccaactgttttcaaaacaaacagcatCATTTTCTtagttttctttaatatttttgatataaTTGTCACAATAAGACAAAACACTCTCATTGTGTTATGGCACCATCATGTGGTCGACATGTATTTGTCCTGTGATTGACTGGAACTCTTTAAGATTGGAACATTTGCAAATGCAGCATAAAAGCAGTGCTGTCTCTTTAAAATCTGTTGCAGATGACGTGGATCTGACATAAGTCAGATTTTCTCCCTATCCCTTATGGTCATTTAGGATTGCTAATTTAAGATAACTTTATTAAGTCATTGGACAAAAATTGTCATTTTCACCTTTgacattttatgtgtttttgtacgTTATTTGTCTGGTCAGCATGATTGGGTCACTCCATGTCAAATAAAACCAtataacattcttcaaaaacatcATTCATTTCTGTGGAGCTGGACATTTTAATTAGGATCAAATGAGTGAGTTCAGCTTTGAGAatgaaaaccaacctgtttgttcctcagtatcttcatgtttgactCTGAATGCTTCTTCAATCCTCATGTCTTCcttctcctctttaataaacgcCATCTTTACAATAATGTGTCACGTGGATCTGCTTTACCAGGGGTTTTTCTGTGTCTGGACACTTTGTCCTGTTTAAGATGAGAAAAAATAACCGAAagaaaattcaaatctaaactaaatatttaagtGCATCTCAATTAGCTCCCTAGTTACTGCACTGTGAGTCAGTCAGTTGGTATTTGATTAGGGTTACCAACGGTTTCGTATAATATAGAATTGGACCACATTTAAGGCATCAAAGAAGCGGTCCTGTATTCACAGACACACACCATACCCAACAAACTCAGatatttggttatttttggaaaacaaataaGAATTCTAGGAACTTTCCAtgtgtgtttctttttgttttaaagctAAAAACCTTCCCACAATATTCCCTGcagggttttttgtttgtttgtttgttttattttaataaccatgtaaactaattaaaaagttTCAGATGTTTATGAATGCTGACCAGGAGAGAGATTATTCTAATGCTGAAATGTGcatttttcataaaacaaaaacagaatttcatGTTTGTAATAAGCTTTAATAAAGTGTAGAAATTAGAGAAGTCAAAACACATTACAATGATCAGATAAATCCAAGTTTATTAAGGTTAGCAAGGTTAAGCATAGTGTGAAAAGCATATAAATATGGTAAATATTTTGAGCGTCACTTATTCTGTCCCCTATTTTCCTATAAAGAATCACAATTGTCCTTTACTTGCTTTTTCTTAAGTTGGCAGCCctgattataaatatttttattgctattattattattattattatctgttcatttaatattttatgtaacagattacgtttttacaaaaacattgcTGCTGCTCAAAAAGTTGTCGTTGCTTGTTTGTATTTGTTGCATTTGCGCGtcgaatcactgaatcattttgcgaagcaaTTGATTCAATTAACTCGGAGTTTAATAGAGCTCCGTGTCTCTCATCACAACTTGCCAGTGACCAAACTCGTCTTTACGATAAACTAATTCACTACATATGAAGCTAAACGAGACGCACCGTTTCTGTTACTCATGTGCGAGTGCTgtttaatcataaaaataatgtttactgTTAGATAAAGTATCacaatatttaattcattaataattaaGCCATTTTACGTTACCTGTAAACTACTAAAAATGGGTTGTAAATGTTTAAACGCTGCTTAAATACACAAACCTTTCTTCAGCCAAACCACAGATGCAGGAGAGCGGCGCAGCTTTATGACGTCACACCCCCAGAcctaaaataaaagtcttgtctataaaaatgcaattttaaatgcaaaaggaGTTCAAAGTTGATTTCTTGGTGAAATAGGGGTttatatccacacacacacacacatacattttctattatttgaacgttttatataatatgataATGTTCTGACACATGCTGTGTTTAGGCAGATATTAGTGGCTCTCGATAGATTGACACAGAACCAATTGGGGAAAGAGcagtttgtttataaaataataataataatattcatgcACATAAATTACATGGTAAATAAAAagcactaaaactaaaaaaaaaaattttggccTAACATACACTCACTCTCACCTTCTCGACTATCTGCTATGGTTTTACCCTCACTTCCTCCCGTTCTCATCACATGATGCTAACAGTGCTACTGACACTCTCTGCTCCACTTTGTCTCCATCATCTTGTTTTCACACAGTCTGCCCCCTTTTCTTCCAGGCCAGCCCATACAAAACGTGCTGTGACgtgataattaataataataataataataataataataataataatagtacattttgtttgtaatgtgcATTTTGTACAAATCATTCTTACTGTGTGTGATATGATCATGATGAAatcataatgaaataaattaacacaattaaagtaaaatataagcAGCCTAGTATTAGTAACAATacagacaaaaatatttataaggAGAGAGTTCACATACACTTAAACCCTAAAACTGAGAAGCACATTTAGGAAAAGTTTACTTGAAGTCAGGTATATTGCAGTATGTGGTCTGATGCCACTGGAAAGGACACAGACCAGAGTTCACACTGTTTAGCGccaattataaatattatgtggCAGAGGGACACTATACACAGCCTGATTTTGTGGAGCGACAATCGGCCCACATGCTGTGAAACTACAACAGTATGACTGTCATCATTGAATCCATGAATCCTGCAGAACATGAAACTGAGCTCACTGTGGACACCATCACCATCTGGTGTCTCTTTTGAATCTCTTTTGAAAGGATGTCTGGTGATGAAGACCATCGTGTCACAAAGTCACTATTAATCAATGTAGATACAGGCATGGTGTCATGCTTTCCTCATGATTACATGCATCTGGTTTTTCACTTGAGGATTATTTGGGTAAGATGAAAAGGATGATGAGAACCCTTCATCATCCACCAGCCAATATTATTTGGCGAATCTCAGAAATGGATCTTTTGACATTGAGTGATAAAGCTTCACATGGAAAGAGAGGGTTACAAAAGGAGCAGAAGCACGGCCCACTTCCACCCTCTATGGTGGGGTCattgactttattttacagcagtTGTACCATTTTAATTGTACCaaatgttgtattattatttaaataataatacattaatattattattattattattattattattgttgttgttgttgttgttgttgttgttgttgatgctgttgttgttaaattctgttttttaagtGCAAAATGATTACAGCAATAGTAagttttttattgatttgtttattggtatatttaaaatataataaaaataatatttagttaataattataacaacaaaatatagttttattttattttttaaataatatttattatttttttattttaaagttattattgcaataattatATTGTACTGTAAAGAAAAGGTCAGTATATAATAagaatattactactactactaataataacaacactgactttattttacagtgcaacaggattattataatagtaacataatttatatttaataattaaaatatataattaatattttggttattaaatactccctttttattttacagtattatagGATTACTGCaatcataaaattattattattattattattattattattattttgtataatacTGACATTTTATTTGACAGTTATTTTGgctattacatttaaattataacaaatataagacatgttataatttaaacaatcataataacaaaaatatcagtttcatttattttaaacaattaaaacaaatcaataaaggATCTTCTTATtgcaatattgaatatttatttaataataagtcagtatttattaataataaccaaaatatgaattttatattattaagaaaagataacataaattatgttatAATTGTACagcaatattatatttattacaatatattattattattattattattattattattattattattattatattttatttattttcctatcatattaagaaaaaaaaaaaaataaataaatatgatggttgtttttaatttattattgttgttattattattattattattattattattattattattattatattttattattaaaagataaatcaTTTTGTAATTCCAATATGTACATCAacatcaattattattattattattattattattgcaatttatagaagtactacataaaaagtactatataaaattatttttactttattgtaaatataccaattacacaaataaaaactcCTAAATTACCGTTGCatattgcactgtaaaacaacatttcagtatttaataataataataataataataataataataattaataataataataacaaaaatgataataaaaactaaatgcttGTAACGTGGAGAGGAAGACGAGTAGCGACCGGATCcacatgcaagcttttattggaagggcaagacaaaaacatggtaacaaaCAAGCTGGGTCGAAAACagtggcaaacaggtatgtaggagcgagacacaagaatagtccgtgcagcaggcgtgggtcgatgaTCAGCAAACGTAATCCAGGGGGAAAGGTGAAGGGATAATCAGTGAATCAAGCGagtagtccaaaaggcaggcggcaaGACGGACGAAACGAGATTGCCAGGCTAGAAAACAGAACTAGGGAACTAGggatacaacaataaaaaacaccacaatactCGGTGAGTCACAggggggaaagtccggggcttttatagcgcgcctgattggccacagATGTTTGTGCAATCAGCGTGATGGGTGATGGGAAACGTAAATGGAACAACAGTGTGAGATGTTAACAAGATACACAGCGACCTCCGGCGGCAGACTGACTAGACAGGAATCATAACAATGCTGTgattcatttcatattttatgtcaGAAACTCATTTCAGTCTTATGAGGAATCGATTATATTCATGATACAAACATCAATTAAAATCTGATCTCAAGTTgatttgtcattgttttattatttctgtacaAAAAATAGAGAGAAATTAATTACGTTAATAAATCatgattgtgacatttttatattttagttgtaataaaaaatgatttatgagacatgacaataaaaacaaatatagacTCACACACTGATGTTACTGTCTATATGAGGATTTATGACataattattctgactgttatttgagtgacagaagttgagctgcagtattaatgtcatgaagagaCTCAATAACATCTCACTCTTACTGATTCATCATCAACTCAAGGCATTATGGGTAGAATCTCTCATCAGTCTATTCTGATTCAccaacacagtttcactgatgattCTGAACCAACAtaaaacccaggatagagcggctgagtgaatgtggtctgttcTGTGTGGATGAGACTCATTGTCTTTCTGGAgatgctgtagaaggacagagttcctgcactctcatccacatacactcctattctatAGATATTATTATCATCCACATACAGACCTGTTCTATGACTGATGGGATTTACAGGGAGATCAGTCTGTATgttattgtgtctgaatgagtaaCTGGAGCGAGAGCAGctcaaactccaggactgatcattagaTCCAAACAAACACTCATCACTGtctcccttcctgctgatgctcttatatgacactgatataaacACACCGTGATCAGGtccactccactcaatctcccagtaacagcgtccacacacactctctctacacaacacctgatacacattaaatctgtctggatgatcaggataccaCTGATTCCCATATTTGTTTGTCACCTTTCTGTTTTCCTCAGACAGTCGGAGTTgagtgtttgctgtgtttggatccagtgtgagcAAACAAACCcctgaacacaagaacagacacatttataacacaacaacaatcactacagctgtgtgtgtgtgcgtgtgtgtgtgtacctggtatttatcacgttatgggaccaaatgtcctcacaaggatagtaataccagtaaattttgaccttctggggacattttttaggtccccatgagtAAACAGGCCTATAAATAatgcagaatgtttttttttttttttttttttgataaaataaaagtgtgcacagtctcctatgagggctaggtttaggtgtagggcgatagaaaatagggtttgtacagCATAAAAACCATCACatctatggaatgtccccataaaacatggaaacacaatgtgtgtgtgtgtgtgtgtttgtagacgtacatttcttcagtcctgctgtaatcctggattctcctccatgatccacactagaaaacacacattcagacaGTCAACAAACTGTTGCTACGGAGTTGCCAAGGTGCTCAGGTTGattgctagggagttgctatgtagttgccaaggtacttgggtggttgcagtgatgttgatagcatgttctgggtggttgctatgcagttgctaaggcactcagtgtggttgctatggtgttactATGTAGTGtctaggatgttctgggtggtttctagagTATTTCTATGCAGCTGCTAACATgcttggggtggttgctaggctgtggctatatggttgctagggtacatgGTGTGATTGCTAGTAGGGCTGTGTATCTGATACAGGACTGCACTGTTTATTAGACAGCTGTTTATTACACACTGAATACTGTAGATCATTGATAACTACAGACAGAGCAGACAGTTGAGCTCATATATTCATAAAATCATCTTTACATTGCTGGTAGGTGATCACTGCACAAATAATAACACAATCTCtaccttaaaaatataaataaataaaaatgagaagtgTTGTAAACTAATGCACTGTCTTCACTgtagttcacacacacacacacacacacacacacacattcagacacAGAAACTTCAGCGCTGACCGCaaattttagtaataaaatattttaactgctGAAAAACTACATGATCTTTCTCTGCAAGGAGTTTGTAACATCACTGTTATTTGAATCAATTAAAGTCACAGCTGCACTGATAAACGATAAACACAGCAAAAATGGAAgtgattcacacacacacagtctctcATAAATGAACACTTTCTGAGAATAGATTATGATGTGTAGATCACTAAACTATGAGTTTATGGTGTTTTCAAAAAGCAGTGCTTTTATCTACTGTGGAGAGAGAGCACGTTCACATGGCTGCCAGGTTGACAAAAATAAGCAACACATTTAGCAGATATTTCAATATTTCTAATGTGACGCTCTGTCTCAGTGATTACATCTCTTTATATCAGGCAACCTAAGTTGTGTTCCTCTGTGGCCAGATTCAACTTTGTTGTagcctataatatactttattcactgtttttctgttttaatctgttttttttttttgttttgtttttttgcattcaagTTAAGTGCAATCCACTGCTGTGAACTGATACAGAAACAGCTGCTTCAATACCCTTATCGTCAAGTAGTACATTGTCATATGTATCGAACACAGCCCTAGTTCGTAGGGTCTTGCTATGCTATtgtaaaaaatagataaaaatagttaaataaattgttgtgaaatattattacaatttaaaataattcagaatgattttaaaaatgaatcagaatgatcatgtgactttatATTATCATGGCTGATAAAACAaatcaactttgcatcacaggtataaattttatttttaaagtattttaaaatagaaaaccattattgtATATTGCAactatatttcattatattactgttttatctttatttttgatcaaataaatgcagccttgacaaggaacttaaaaaaaacattaaaatctgacTGATCCCAAAGTGTATAAAGTGCATACATATATAGTGCtgtcaattgattaaaaaaaaaactaatcacactttttttctgaaatgaatTGCAGTTAATCCAACccaacattaaagtttttaaatatacttttatattgcaataatttttgcATTCAGTCTTCAAATGAATGTACAAACAACgtatatagtatattttaatatttgtttaatgacatccttttctgtttgtttgtttgtttttaggaaGTGGTCTGTATCAATGATACCAATACTACTGATGTCTctagaaaattgtttttttttttcctttttattatcCATTAACTATAGCCATTCAGCATTATGTACGGAAAGCACTTTATCAGTATAGTTTAGCAACTTAAAAgctgcatgatatattttaCAAGCGAGGTGACAATGGTGCTTTACCGCacttaatctctctctctctaataacTTTCATAAGTCTGCTATCAACAGCTCAAGCCTCTGTTATTCTAAAATG includes the following:
- the LOC127157231 gene encoding stonustoxin subunit beta-like; this translates as MVTEKGCHYVFSALSSNLSHLRELDLSYNHPGDLGIKLLTEILLDSTCLLDKLNVDHGGESRITAGLKKWVCLLTLDPNTANTQLRLSEENRKVTNKYGNQWYPDHPDRFNVYQVLCRESVCGRCYWEIEWSGPDHGVFISVSYKSISRKGDSDECLFGSNDQSWSLSCSRSSYSFRHNNIQTDLPVNPISHRTGLYVDDNNIYRIGVYVDESAGTLSFYSISRKTMSLIHTEQTTFTQPLYPGFYVGSESSVKLCW